In the genome of Calothrix sp. PCC 6303, the window CATTCGTTAAGAATATCCTCGGCACTGGTTAACATTGTCCTGATAAAATCTAATGTTTTTGCAGGGGAACCAATTACCGAAAGTAAGTCTTTGACTTTGCCCAAATCATAATTTCCCGCAATATCAATAATTGATTTTGGGGGTGCATTAAACATGGGAATCATCGCGCTGATTGTCCGTTGCCATAAATCGGTGAATTCTGCATATTTTCTGGCATCGCGCTGATTATAACGGGCGATTCCGGCACAGGTTTTTTCAATAGATTTATGCCCTAGGAAATATTTACCATCAGGGTGGGGACAAAACACAACTGGATCGCATTCGAGATATTCTAAACCATATTTTGTCAGTTCTAATTCTTCGACAACTGGTCCTAGATGAATAAATTCGTGGTCAATTGCACATAAATTAAACTTAAAACCAGGTGCTTCATTGGGGATACATTCTTCTGTAGTTGCAGCACCACCAGGAACAGAGCGTTTTTCCAAGAGTAAGACACTGTAACCTGCTTTGAGCAAATATGCAGCACAAACCAAACCGTTGTGTCCAGCACCAATAATCACAACATCATATTCTTGCATAGTTTTTGGTTTTAGCGATCGCGTCTTTTCGATATTAGAGGTTGGTTTTTGGGGTTACATCGTTCGCTAGTTATAAAATTTATTTACAGCGACAAAACCTCATTTTAATTTACCAGTATCTACCAAAAAACGCGCGCACTGTCCCTAGTTTCTAGCTATCTTTGACAAAAACTTAGTATCAAACTAGAGAAACCCTGTTTCTAACCCGACTTCTTTGGGAAATCGGGAATTTATGAATTTGTTTGGCTACTGAGATTCTCCTAAAGAGATGGCACGTTGTAAATTAGCATAGGCACGGTTGTAATCTAGAACTGCGGTGACTCGGTTTCCTTCGGCACGGGTAAGATCGTTTTCAGCGGAAATTACATCAGTTTGAGTACCAATTCCCGACTGAAATCTTAAACGTGATAGTCTGAGGGCTTCCTGTGCCTGTTCCACGGCAGCACCAGTAGTTTGGACGTTTTCCAGGTTAGATTGCAATTGGGTGTAATACTGCTCAACCTCGAAGCGAACCTGATTACTTTGGTTAACAAAGTTGGTTTCAGCGATCGCTTTATTCAACCGTTGCTGTTTTGCTTGGGCGCGAGCGGCTCCACCGTCGTATAAATTCCAACTAGCTTTCACTCCCACTGAATAACCATCAGTACCGCTGGCGTTATCATTATACTGATCCAACACATCATAGGTAGCAACTAATGCTACTTGAGGTCCCAATTGGGAAAGTGCTTGTTTACGTTTTTGTTCGCTGATGTTGCCTTCGACAATTCGTTGTTGCAATTCTGGACGATTTTGCAAAGCTTGAACTACACTTTCTTCTAGTTTTTGGTTCCACAATCCTGCTACCTTCACCGAATCAGCAGCACTAATTGTCAATGTGGGGGGAAGATTCAGCAAAGCTGCTAATTGTCGTCGAGCAATTTGCTGTTGCGATCGCGCATTGGTAAGATCCTGTTGAGCATTGGCTAAATTAACTTGCGATCGCAAAACGTCAAATTTGGTACCAACACCTGCACTTTCCAAAGATTGAGAATCTCGGAAACTTGCCTCGGCATTTTCCACAGCAGCTTTGGTGATGCGTACCCTCTCATCACCTAGTTGCAAATCGTAGTAGCGGAGGGTGACATTTTGGCGGATTTCCTCAGCTTTACTTTCCACTGCCAACTTATCAAAGTGTAGTTGTTCTTCAGCTTGACGAATTGTTGCCTGTCTACGTCCAGAAGTGTAGATATTATAGGTGAGTTTAGCTTGACCATTAAAGGCTGTGACAGCTTGATCCGATTGTGGTGCAGCTACCCCCCGTTCTACTGATAGTTCATTACCGGGAGATTCGCTTTTAGTTATATCCCCGTTCAAAGTAATATTAGGATATAGTGCCGCCTTCGCTTCCTGTAACCCAGCTTGAGAGCGTTTCAGCCCTAAAATCGCCGCTTGTAACTCCGGGTTTTGCCGTTGTGCGATCGCTAAAACCTGTTCTAAGGATAATGCTTGGTTTTCCCGAATTTTTACCGCTTCTGCTGACTTAGGAAAATTCAGATTGCGATCGCTAGATGAGGATTTACGTTTATGCTTATGACCATGCCCCTGTTTGAGTTTCTGGGGATGGGAAACCTCATCAGGTGCTGAAAAAGTCACAACTTTAGTTGGATTTGCAGCAATCAAATCAGCAGCACGTCCAGATACTTGTAAATTGCCTGCTTTTGCCACTGTTGAAGTGTTCTGGGTTTTTTCTACCTGTGGAGGAGTTTTTGCCTCAGTACCTTTAGCTGCACCTGGAAACGCAAATGCAATTGCAATACTCCAAAACAGCAAGCGTGGTGCAAACATAACCCAAGAAGAATGCAAGGGAAATCGAAATAAATCTATTGACATGACAGTTTGAGGAGGTCATTTTGTTGATTGATGCTTCGACTTCAAAGGGGAGAACCAGTTAACAGTTATCAGTTAACTACTAGGGTACTTGTAGGAGTAGAGCCGGAAAAAGTGTACCGGAGGTAAAGTAGCTGAGGTCTGATCAGGGATTCCGAGATCACCATCAAATCCCCATCGATAGCAACCGAAGTTACTAATTTGTGGTGTTACGGCAATATAAAATTTAAAGATAGATAAAAGCCGTTCCTAGCTGACATTCTTGAGCTTAAGATTAGTATTACCTATGGTGATGCAGATTCGGAATTACAGCGACAGATTCAGATACAGAATACTCACCAAGTTTCCTAGTAGGTAAGGAGTCGCTGCCACCGTCGCCAGATGTATAATTCCTCATATGTGATAGATTTTTTAACTTTTAACCTTTACCTTATACTATTAGATTAATCCCAAATTATCTTAAACTTTAATACTAATTCTCAACTCGGATTTTAGAAACCATCAAGAATACTCAGTACACACTTGTAACCAAGTTTAATCAACATCAGGATTTGAACATTAGTTTTATAGCTTAGGAACGACAATTTAATAACATGCAATGTTGCTCGAATATGAAATGGTGCGTTACGCTGCGCTTACACACCCTACTTTTGCACTTTATTTAATCCACGTTCCTTACTTGTCCTGGTATTTTATCTAGTGACTCTAAAATTATTTTTTGAGATAAATTAAACTATCAGAATTATGACAGGTTTTAATCTCTAAAAAATGCAAAACTATATACAAATCACACTACTAGTCTGTCAAGATAAAAATGACGCTTGTAGAGACGTGGCATTGCTACGTCTCTAGGGAATTGTGGATTTGTACACAACCGTCAAAATAAAATTGACAGACCACTACCTACACTAGGAAAATGTCAAATTTAGAAAACATTTTCTCAAGTGCAGCATTATTTACTCTCTATTAGGTGTCAAGCATAAATTTTTTTGTTACCTATGACTAAAGTAATAGATGGAGTTGATTGAAATAGGAAATTAGACACTTGTAGGTATTTAGAGCAAAATTTTAGAATCAGTGCTGTCGCAAATGCTCTTGCTCCTGAGCTTATCGACTATGAACTGCCTTAATTCAGGTATGTGGCTAAATTCTCATAAGAGGCTAGATGTTCCAACTAGCCTCTGTTTTTTTGAGAAGTCATCTTGGTGCATACATCATGATCAAAATCCCTCCAAGTATAATTCCCCCACCAATTAAATCTAGTTTGTCGGGTACAAAACCATCTATTTTCCAACTCCAAATTAGGGAAAGAATAATAAATATCCCCCCATAAGCCGCATAGGTGCGACCAAAATTAGTAGGTTGCTTTGTCGCTACAAATCCGTAAACAATCAGCAAAATTGAGCCGATTACCCCTAGGTAAGGGCTTTTTCCTTCCCGTAACCATAACCAAACTAAGTAACCTCCGCCAATTTCGCACAGACCCGCAATGATAAAGTAAAAAAGTGAATTAATTAACTGCATAGGTGTGGCGATAAAAGTATAAAAAGTTATATTTATTTATCTGATGTCAGAAAGAGGAAAAGGGGCAGGGAGCAGAGGAGAAGACCGCGACAGAGCTTGGACTCCGCCCCGTATAAGCCTCCTAAAAAGACGGGGGTTGTACCCATGTTCAACTCCGCTTCTTGGAAACTATTTGGGAGGCAAAGCCCCCCAAATGTTTCCGCTCCACGCAGGTGGAAAAGGCTTGCTCCCCCTGCCTCTTGCGGTCATCAACGTCA includes:
- a CDS encoding TolC family protein, coding for MFAPRLLFWSIAIAFAFPGAAKGTEAKTPPQVEKTQNTSTVAKAGNLQVSGRAADLIAANPTKVVTFSAPDEVSHPQKLKQGHGHKHKRKSSSSDRNLNFPKSAEAVKIRENQALSLEQVLAIAQRQNPELQAAILGLKRSQAGLQEAKAALYPNITLNGDITKSESPGNELSVERGVAAPQSDQAVTAFNGQAKLTYNIYTSGRRQATIRQAEEQLHFDKLAVESKAEEIRQNVTLRYYDLQLGDERVRITKAAVENAEASFRDSQSLESAGVGTKFDVLRSQVNLANAQQDLTNARSQQQIARRQLAALLNLPPTLTISAADSVKVAGLWNQKLEESVVQALQNRPELQQRIVEGNISEQKRKQALSQLGPQVALVATYDVLDQYNDNASGTDGYSVGVKASWNLYDGGAARAQAKQQRLNKAIAETNFVNQSNQVRFEVEQYYTQLQSNLENVQTTGAAVEQAQEALRLSRLRFQSGIGTQTDVISAENDLTRAEGNRVTAVLDYNRAYANLQRAISLGESQ
- a CDS encoding YnfA family protein → MQLINSLFYFIIAGLCEIGGGYLVWLWLREGKSPYLGVIGSILLIVYGFVATKQPTNFGRTYAAYGGIFIILSLIWSWKIDGFVPDKLDLIGGGIILGGILIMMYAPR